The following proteins are co-located in the Bacillus pumilus genome:
- a CDS encoding GNAT family N-acetyltransferase, with protein sequence MEHPKTYYSKTIERETGSILIEGPVPASELANYTFHEGLTAFRTPEEQKQALVEIADLPEGRIIIARVDELVVGYVTYLYPDPLERWSEGKMDNLIELGAIEVAPPFRGCSLGKHLLDVSMMDEQMENYIIITTEYYWHWDLKGTKKNVWEYRKMMEKMMNAGGLVWFATDEPEISSHPANCLMARIGKNVSPDSIERFDRLRFHQRFMY encoded by the coding sequence GTGGAGCATCCTAAAACTTATTATTCAAAAACAATTGAGCGAGAAACAGGTTCTATCCTGATTGAAGGACCGGTACCTGCATCAGAGCTTGCGAACTATACGTTTCATGAAGGACTAACGGCATTTCGCACGCCTGAGGAGCAGAAACAAGCACTTGTTGAAATAGCAGATCTTCCAGAAGGACGTATTATCATTGCAAGAGTGGATGAGCTTGTCGTAGGCTATGTCACGTATTTGTATCCTGATCCGCTTGAGCGCTGGTCAGAGGGCAAGATGGACAATTTAATCGAGCTTGGCGCGATTGAAGTCGCTCCTCCATTTAGAGGATGCTCGCTCGGCAAGCATTTACTTGATGTGAGCATGATGGATGAGCAAATGGAGAACTACATCATTATTACAACTGAATATTACTGGCATTGGGATTTAAAGGGGACAAAGAAAAACGTTTGGGAGTACCGTAAAATGATGGAGAAAATGATGAACGCAGGTGGTCTTGTCTGGTTTGCAACAGACGAGCCAGAGATCAGCTCACATCCAGCCAATTGTTTAATGGCGAGAATCGGAAAAAACGTGAGTCCTGATTCGATCGAGCGTTTTGATCGTCTTCGCTTCCATCAGCGCTTTATGTATTAA
- a CDS encoding CBS and ACT domain-containing protein → MMIEQIMERDVITLRKTDTIEEAIQKMSAHHIRHIPIVSDQDSVIGMVTDRDIKNASPSIFETEKRQLFIQRPVEEIMVLETITAHPLDFVEEISSVFFEHGIGCLPVVRRGKLVGIITKTDLLRTFVRLTGADQPGSHLEVEVKQMTEGLADITAILKEQHIQMLSVLVYPHANEASKVLVFRLQTIHADHVTKLIRAKGYKVLWPMEQTVK, encoded by the coding sequence ATGATGATTGAACAAATTATGGAGCGTGATGTGATCACGCTGCGAAAAACCGATACGATCGAAGAAGCCATTCAAAAAATGAGTGCACATCACATTCGGCATATTCCCATCGTATCTGATCAAGATTCTGTCATTGGGATGGTGACAGATCGGGATATTAAAAATGCCAGTCCAAGTATTTTCGAAACAGAAAAAAGGCAGCTTTTTATTCAGCGGCCGGTAGAAGAGATCATGGTGCTAGAGACAATCACCGCCCATCCGCTTGATTTCGTTGAGGAGATTTCGAGTGTCTTTTTTGAGCATGGAATTGGCTGCCTTCCAGTGGTGAGACGCGGTAAGCTTGTAGGCATTATCACAAAGACAGATTTACTTCGTACGTTTGTCAGACTGACAGGTGCAGATCAGCCTGGGTCACACTTAGAGGTTGAAGTGAAGCAGATGACAGAAGGGCTCGCAGACATTACGGCTATTTTAAAGGAGCAGCATATTCAAATGCTGAGTGTGCTTGTGTACCCGCATGCAAATGAAGCCTCTAAAGTGCTCGTATTCCGCCTTCAAACCATTCATGCAGATCATGTGACGAAGCTGATTCGGGCAAAAGGCTACAAGGTGCTCTGGCCTATGGAGCAGACGGTCAAATGA
- a CDS encoding acetoin utilization protein AcuC, whose protein sequence is MKEATFVFSPSFQTYQFHQDHPFNQLRVYLTYDLLQKMKALTDDEIIAPRMATLEELKLVHTTDYIQAVQRASEGKLSTAEGERYGLGTEDTPMFAGMHEAASLLVGGTLTAVDQVMLGHSQHALNLGGGLHHGFKGRASGFCIYNDSSVAIQYIQKTYGARILYIDTDAHHGDGVQFSFYDDPEVCTVSIHETGRYLFPGTGQVQERGHDKGYGYAYNIPLDAFTEDESFLEAYRTAVTEIAAFFKPDVILTQNGADAHYYDPLTHLSATMKIYEEIPRLAHELAHQYCDGKWIAVGGGGYDIWRVVPRAWSRIWLEMKGITPPADLPKEWIRAWNKQSPVTLPSTWFDPDDLYPPIPRKAEITEKNAQTVEKALMPVRRERKNA, encoded by the coding sequence ATGAAGGAAGCGACCTTTGTTTTTTCACCATCTTTTCAAACGTACCAGTTTCATCAAGATCACCCCTTCAATCAGCTTCGTGTCTACTTAACATACGATCTTCTTCAAAAAATGAAGGCGTTAACGGATGATGAGATCATCGCACCGCGTATGGCTACGCTGGAGGAATTAAAGCTCGTCCATACGACAGATTATATTCAAGCTGTGCAGCGGGCAAGTGAAGGAAAGCTGTCTACAGCAGAGGGTGAACGCTACGGCCTTGGCACGGAGGATACACCGATGTTTGCAGGTATGCATGAGGCGGCTTCTCTTCTTGTTGGTGGGACATTAACAGCGGTTGATCAAGTGATGCTGGGTCATTCGCAGCATGCGCTCAACCTTGGCGGCGGGCTTCACCACGGATTTAAAGGACGTGCATCTGGCTTTTGTATTTATAATGACAGCTCTGTGGCCATTCAATATATTCAAAAGACATATGGCGCAAGGATTTTATATATTGATACGGATGCTCATCACGGAGATGGTGTACAGTTTAGCTTCTATGACGATCCAGAGGTATGTACTGTCTCCATTCATGAAACGGGTCGCTACTTGTTCCCTGGAACTGGACAAGTACAGGAAAGAGGCCATGATAAAGGCTATGGCTATGCGTATAATATTCCGCTCGATGCATTTACAGAAGACGAATCGTTCCTCGAAGCATACCGAACAGCAGTGACTGAGATAGCTGCTTTTTTTAAACCAGACGTGATTTTGACGCAAAACGGGGCGGATGCCCACTATTACGATCCTTTAACCCATTTATCTGCCACCATGAAAATATATGAGGAAATTCCCAGACTTGCCCATGAGCTTGCTCATCAATATTGTGACGGCAAATGGATCGCTGTTGGCGGAGGTGGATATGATATTTGGCGCGTGGTCCCAAGAGCATGGAGCCGCATTTGGCTTGAGATGAAAGGTATCACACCGCCAGCTGACCTTCCTAAGGAGTGGATTCGGGCATGGAATAAGCAATCGCCTGTCACCCTTCCATCAACATGGTTCGACCCTGACGATTTATATCCACCGATACCAAGAAAAGCAGAAATCACAGAAAAAAATGCGCAAACAGTAGAAAAAGCACTCATGCCTGTTAGAAGAGAAAGGAAAAATGCATAA
- the ccpA gene encoding catabolite control protein A → MNNVTIYDVAREANVSMATVSRVVNGNPNVKPTTRKKVLEAIDRLGYRPNAVARGLASKKTTTVGVIIPDISSIFYSELARGIEDIATMYKYNIILSNSDQNTDKELHLLNTMLGKQVDGIVFMGGNITDVLVEEFKRSPVPIVLAASVEEQAQTPSVNINYEQAIYDSVQLLIEKGHKRIAFVSGPMSEPINSVRKLAGYKRALEEAGIAFDDVLVAEGDYSYDSGIEALANLLEQSDKPTAVIAATDEMALGVIHGAQDRGVSIPEDLEVIGFDNTRLSLMVRPQLTTVVQPTYDIGAVAMRLLTKLMNKEQVDDQIVELPHRIEERQSTK, encoded by the coding sequence GTGAATAATGTTACAATATATGATGTAGCAAGAGAAGCAAATGTAAGTATGGCAACGGTATCACGTGTTGTGAATGGAAATCCGAACGTGAAACCAACAACAAGAAAAAAGGTGCTTGAAGCGATTGATCGTCTTGGCTACCGTCCGAACGCAGTGGCACGAGGCCTTGCAAGTAAAAAAACAACGACGGTTGGGGTCATCATCCCTGATATTTCTAGTATCTTCTATTCTGAGCTTGCACGCGGGATTGAAGATATCGCCACGATGTACAAGTACAACATCATTTTGAGCAACTCAGATCAAAATACAGATAAAGAGCTGCATTTGTTAAATACGATGCTAGGCAAACAAGTAGATGGGATTGTCTTTATGGGCGGCAACATCACAGATGTGCTTGTCGAAGAATTTAAGCGCTCTCCTGTACCAATTGTTCTTGCAGCATCAGTTGAAGAGCAGGCACAAACACCATCTGTGAACATTAACTATGAGCAGGCCATTTATGATTCAGTCCAATTATTAATTGAAAAAGGCCATAAACGAATTGCGTTCGTATCTGGTCCGATGTCAGAACCAATTAACTCTGTGAGAAAGCTTGCTGGGTATAAGCGTGCGCTAGAAGAAGCGGGCATTGCTTTTGATGATGTTCTCGTTGCTGAAGGCGATTACTCCTATGACTCAGGAATTGAAGCCCTTGCAAATCTGCTTGAGCAATCAGACAAGCCGACGGCTGTCATTGCAGCAACAGACGAAATGGCTCTTGGTGTCATTCACGGCGCACAGGACAGAGGCGTCTCGATTCCTGAAGACTTAGAGGTCATTGGCTTTGATAACACAAGACTTTCCCTCATGGTACGTCCTCAGCTGACAACGGTTGTTCAGCCGACATATGATATTGGCGCTGTCGCAATGAGACTGCTGACAAAGCTGATGAACAAAGAACAAGTGGACGATCAAATTGTTGAGCTGCCACACAGAATTGAAGAAAGACAATCAACAAAATAA
- a CDS encoding bifunctional 3-deoxy-7-phosphoheptulonate synthase/chorismate mutase gives MSNNELEQLRQQADELNLQILKLINERGSIVKEIGKAKEAQGVNRYDPVRERTMLNQILEENDGPFENSTIQHIFKEIFKAGLELQEDDHSKALLVSRKKKPENTIVNINGEAIGDGKQRFIVGPCAVESYEQVAEVAAAAKQQGLKLLRGGAFKPRTSPYDFQGLGVDGLKILKRVADEYGLAVISEIVNPAHIEEAIEHIDVIQIGARNMQNFELLKEAGSVKKPVLLKRGLAATISEFINAAEYIIAQGNDQIILCERGIRTYETATRNTLDISAVPILKQETHLPVFVDVTHSTGRRDLLLPTAKAALAIGADGVMAEVHPDPSVALSDSAQQMDIPQFEKWLDALRPLVNIHA, from the coding sequence ATGAGCAACAACGAACTAGAACAATTGAGACAGCAAGCAGATGAACTAAATCTTCAAATCTTAAAACTGATCAATGAAAGAGGAAGCATTGTAAAAGAAATTGGAAAGGCAAAAGAAGCGCAAGGTGTCAACCGTTATGATCCTGTCAGAGAGCGCACAATGCTGAACCAAATTCTTGAAGAAAATGACGGCCCATTTGAAAATTCAACGATCCAGCATATTTTCAAGGAAATTTTCAAAGCAGGTCTAGAGCTTCAAGAAGATGACCACAGCAAAGCACTTCTTGTTTCTCGTAAGAAAAAACCAGAAAATACAATTGTGAACATCAATGGGGAAGCTATCGGTGATGGAAAACAACGCTTCATCGTTGGACCATGTGCTGTTGAAAGCTACGAACAAGTCGCAGAAGTAGCGGCAGCAGCTAAACAGCAGGGACTAAAACTGCTTCGCGGTGGCGCATTTAAACCTCGCACAAGTCCATACGACTTCCAAGGGCTTGGTGTAGACGGTCTAAAGATTCTAAAGCGTGTAGCTGATGAATACGGTCTTGCTGTCATTAGTGAAATCGTAAACCCTGCGCATATTGAAGAAGCGATTGAGCATATTGATGTGATTCAAATTGGTGCACGTAACATGCAAAACTTCGAACTATTAAAAGAAGCCGGATCTGTGAAGAAACCAGTTCTTTTAAAACGCGGTCTAGCAGCGACCATTTCAGAATTCATCAATGCAGCTGAATACATCATCGCACAAGGAAATGACCAAATCATCCTTTGCGAGCGCGGTATCCGCACATACGAAACAGCGACAAGAAACACATTAGATATCTCTGCTGTGCCAATCTTGAAACAGGAGACACATTTACCAGTCTTCGTTGATGTGACGCACTCAACTGGACGTAGAGATCTTCTTCTGCCAACAGCCAAAGCAGCTCTTGCGATTGGAGCGGACGGTGTCATGGCAGAAGTGCATCCAGACCCATCTGTTGCCCTATCTGATTCAGCGCAGCAAATGGACATTCCTCAATTCGAAAAATGGTTAGATGCGTTAAGACCACTTGTCAACATTCACGCGTAA
- the ytxJ gene encoding bacillithiol system redox-active protein YtxJ: MSKQLIETEEQFDQLTNQDGTFVFFKHSLTCPISQAAFHEFEAFASAHEDVPAYFLQIQNTRELSAYVAEKSGVKHESPQALVFSGGKVKWHASHSSITKEALEHHM, encoded by the coding sequence ATGTCAAAGCAACTCATCGAAACAGAAGAACAGTTTGATCAACTAACGAATCAAGACGGAACCTTTGTCTTTTTTAAGCACAGTTTGACATGTCCAATCAGCCAAGCTGCTTTTCATGAGTTTGAAGCATTTGCGTCTGCACATGAAGACGTGCCTGCTTATTTCTTGCAAATTCAAAACACAAGAGAGCTTTCAGCCTATGTGGCTGAAAAGTCAGGGGTAAAGCACGAAAGTCCCCAGGCACTCGTCTTTAGCGGTGGAAAAGTAAAATGGCATGCATCTCACTCAAGCATTACAAAAGAAGCGCTTGAACATCATATGTAG
- a CDS encoding YtxH domain-containing protein — MSKDGINSKDFLIGTLIGGIVGATTALFLAPKSGKELRDDLNTQANALKDKTDRLTTDAKEKGTEYVTIAKDKTSELSQLVAEQSNQILDKVKDIKERAAGKANQVKSEAEDAANDLASEASDVADEAKVRAQEAKSEIEDGIKDVKEKVEQSTKG, encoded by the coding sequence ATGAGCAAAGACGGAATCAATAGCAAAGACTTTTTGATCGGAACACTTATTGGTGGCATTGTCGGTGCAACAACAGCATTATTCTTAGCACCAAAGTCAGGGAAAGAGCTTCGCGATGATTTGAACACCCAAGCGAATGCTTTAAAAGATAAAACAGATCGACTCACAACAGATGCGAAGGAAAAAGGCACTGAATATGTGACGATTGCGAAAGATAAAACGTCTGAATTGTCTCAGCTGGTGGCAGAGCAGTCAAACCAGATTTTAGACAAAGTGAAAGACATAAAAGAGCGTGCAGCTGGAAAAGCTAATCAAGTGAAAAGTGAAGCAGAAGATGCTGCAAATGATCTTGCGAGCGAAGCGTCAGATGTAGCAGACGAAGCAAAAGTAAGAGCACAAGAAGCAAAATCAGAAATTGAAGACGGCATCAAAGATGTCAAAGAAAAAGTAGAACAATCTACTAAAGGCTAA
- a CDS encoding DUF948 domain-containing protein, which translates to MIIILYLSVALIAIAFLILVIYLSKTLKSLQLTLKNVASTLEGLEGQMQGITTETAQLLHKTNQLAEDIQDKSAKLNTVVDAVQGIGGSINQFNTSIKQAAGAVSSSVERNQEKVTDVVSWSNAALEIYKKWKQRKHQK; encoded by the coding sequence ATGATTATTATTCTCTATCTAAGCGTTGCACTGATCGCAATTGCTTTCCTCATTCTTGTCATCTATTTGTCTAAAACATTAAAATCCTTACAGCTGACATTAAAGAATGTCGCATCAACTTTAGAAGGTCTTGAAGGACAGATGCAAGGCATCACCACAGAGACAGCGCAGTTGCTACATAAGACGAATCAGCTTGCTGAAGATATTCAAGACAAATCGGCAAAACTCAACACAGTTGTGGATGCAGTGCAGGGAATTGGCGGCTCGATCAACCAATTTAATACAAGCATAAAGCAGGCAGCTGGAGCAGTTTCTTCTTCCGTTGAAAGGAATCAAGAAAAAGTGACGGATGTTGTAAGCTGGAGTAACGCAGCACTTGAAATTTATAAAAAATGGAAACAACGTAAACACCAAAAATAA
- the murC gene encoding UDP-N-acetylmuramate--L-alanine ligase: protein MTVYHFVGIKGTGMSPLAQILHDTGYTVQGSDIEKHIFTQKALEERNIKILPFDPDNIQPGMTVIAGNAFPDTHPEIERALSEGIPVIRYHKFLGEYMDSFTNVAITGAHGKTSTTGLLAHVMQSAKPTSYLIGDGSGMGKENSEYFVFEACEYRRHFLSYHPDYAIMTNIDFDHPDYFSDIDDVFDAFQNMALQVKKAIIACGDDEHLLKIQAKVPVVYYGFNEENDFQARNVVKNTEGTTFDVFVRNTFYDTFYIPAYGNHNVLNSLAVIALCHYEAIDVDLIKGALTTFGGVKRRFNEKTVGEQVLIDDYAHHPTEIEVTIEAARQKYPERDIVAVFQPHTFTRTQQFLTEFADSLKKADYVYLCDIFGSARENIGKLSIEDLRGKIPQAQLIDEDETSVLKAHEDAILIFMGAGDIQKYLRAYEKVAV from the coding sequence ATGACTGTTTATCATTTTGTTGGAATAAAAGGGACAGGTATGAGTCCACTGGCCCAAATTCTTCATGATACTGGGTATACTGTCCAAGGATCGGATATCGAAAAGCACATCTTTACACAAAAAGCATTAGAAGAAAGAAACATTAAAATTCTTCCATTTGACCCAGATAATATTCAGCCGGGGATGACGGTCATTGCAGGAAATGCATTTCCTGATACACACCCTGAGATTGAACGTGCCCTTTCTGAAGGGATTCCTGTGATTCGTTACCATAAATTCCTTGGAGAATACATGGATTCATTCACAAACGTTGCGATTACTGGTGCTCATGGCAAAACATCCACAACAGGACTGCTTGCCCATGTGATGCAATCAGCAAAGCCAACTTCGTACTTAATCGGTGATGGATCTGGAATGGGGAAAGAAAACAGCGAGTATTTTGTATTTGAAGCATGCGAATACCGCAGACACTTCCTCAGCTATCATCCAGACTATGCGATCATGACCAATATCGATTTTGATCACCCTGATTATTTCTCGGACATTGATGACGTGTTTGATGCGTTTCAAAACATGGCGCTTCAAGTGAAAAAAGCCATTATCGCTTGCGGAGACGATGAACATCTGCTCAAGATTCAAGCGAAAGTACCTGTTGTGTACTACGGATTCAATGAAGAAAATGATTTCCAAGCACGTAATGTTGTGAAAAATACGGAAGGCACCACATTTGATGTATTTGTTCGCAATACGTTTTATGATACCTTCTATATTCCTGCATATGGAAATCATAATGTCCTCAACTCGTTAGCAGTGATTGCTTTATGTCATTATGAAGCCATTGATGTAGATTTGATCAAGGGTGCATTAACAACATTTGGCGGTGTGAAACGACGCTTTAATGAAAAAACAGTAGGTGAGCAAGTCTTAATTGACGACTATGCACATCACCCAACTGAAATTGAGGTTACCATTGAAGCGGCCCGTCAAAAATATCCAGAACGTGATATTGTCGCTGTTTTCCAGCCGCATACCTTCACACGGACACAGCAATTCTTAACTGAATTCGCTGATAGCCTAAAGAAAGCTGATTATGTGTATCTTTGCGATATCTTTGGTTCAGCTCGTGAAAACATTGGAAAACTAAGCATCGAAGATTTACGTGGAAAAATTCCGCAAGCTCAGTTGATTGATGAAGACGAGACATCTGTGTTGAAAGCGCACGAGGATGCGATTTTGATCTTTATGGGAGCCGGAGATATTCAAAAATATTTACGTGCTTATGAGAAAGTTGCTGTATAA
- a CDS encoding DNA translocase FtsK, giving the protein MSWIDKFFSVFLGEEKKEEKAERPVEGPDAPKQSAFEQHKEYKKVEDTKVYYEYPKGNFRFPLVPDEPARDGVKQQERRRARPSQPKVKQPTYQPKQTLQPDINKKPFKTEQIPSPIYGYHQDMRPKRKEGKEEAPSVQMKATEETAQRVTLLSEEAERERNVRQQMNIPSIRKENRMEEAASAPAEEKADMQTAATPLTLQEELAYQDHVQSTMERLNDESFIQAEEKDQAFSQPEDHNEAVLHKQQAPAFQDDPVEPEPEQVVSGEQEERKDEPMNQVEDHAEEIDRWTFEKAEDSQPAIEMEIDSPAEEVTVTEDITAEDMEKIEVASIEERQEEVPAAGFEEAEQVIKHELQDDQSMEEPEIIDDQVMPFERETVTDERTASGPAETFMDQTEQQEQTLEVKREETKQTSPQPKGSNGQTSTVPFNVMMLKSDQRVQGQKKTSDAQGYVFPSLALLDVPPAQKEEDGTWVKERAELLNATLKNFNVRASVVHVTQGPSVTRFEVHPEPGVKVNKITNLSDDIKLSLSAKDIRIEAPIPGKNTIGIEVPNLHSKMVFLREMIRSSAFRDNPSPLTAALGLDISGQPVVVDLQKMPHGLIAGATGSGKSVCINTILVSLMFKASPDEVKMLLIDPKMVELAPYNHIPHLVSPVITDAKTATAALKWVVDEMERRYELFAHSGVREIKRFNELVKEKQMGEKLPYLVVVIDELADLMMVAPNEVEESICRIAQKARACGIHLLIATQRPSVDVITGLIKANIPTRIAFSVSSQVDSRTIIDMAGAEKLLGKGDMLFLENGSGKPTRLQGNFVSDREIDQVVAHVRKQRKPVFLFEQEELMLQGSAITDEDELFMDACRFAIEQNSASTSSLQRRFRIGYNRAARLIDMMEREGMISGAKGSKPREVLMTLSDLEQLI; this is encoded by the coding sequence ATGAGTTGGATAGATAAATTTTTCAGTGTGTTTTTAGGAGAAGAAAAGAAAGAAGAAAAAGCTGAGAGACCGGTAGAAGGTCCGGATGCGCCAAAGCAGTCAGCTTTTGAACAGCATAAAGAATATAAAAAAGTTGAAGATACGAAAGTCTATTATGAATATCCGAAAGGCAACTTCCGCTTTCCACTCGTTCCAGATGAACCCGCTCGTGACGGAGTGAAGCAGCAGGAGAGAAGGCGCGCGAGACCCAGCCAGCCAAAGGTAAAGCAGCCGACCTATCAGCCTAAACAAACGTTGCAGCCTGATATAAATAAAAAGCCATTCAAAACAGAGCAAATCCCTTCGCCGATCTATGGCTATCATCAGGATATGCGTCCAAAACGAAAAGAAGGCAAAGAAGAAGCACCCTCTGTTCAAATGAAGGCCACAGAAGAAACTGCACAGCGTGTTACACTGTTATCAGAAGAGGCAGAGCGTGAACGGAATGTGAGACAGCAAATGAACATCCCGTCTATACGGAAAGAAAATCGTATGGAAGAAGCTGCTTCAGCTCCTGCAGAAGAGAAAGCGGATATGCAAACAGCCGCGACGCCTCTTACTTTGCAAGAGGAACTCGCCTATCAGGATCACGTTCAGTCGACGATGGAGCGCTTAAATGACGAATCTTTTATCCAAGCAGAGGAAAAGGATCAAGCCTTTTCACAGCCTGAAGATCATAACGAAGCTGTTTTACATAAGCAGCAAGCCCCAGCATTCCAAGACGATCCGGTAGAGCCTGAGCCGGAACAGGTCGTCTCCGGCGAACAAGAAGAAAGAAAAGACGAGCCGATGAATCAGGTTGAAGATCATGCTGAAGAAATAGACAGATGGACATTTGAAAAAGCTGAAGACTCACAACCAGCAATTGAAATGGAAATAGATAGCCCAGCAGAAGAAGTGACGGTGACAGAAGACATCACAGCGGAAGATATGGAGAAAATAGAGGTCGCTTCGATAGAAGAAAGACAAGAAGAAGTGCCAGCAGCAGGATTTGAAGAAGCTGAGCAAGTGATCAAACATGAACTGCAAGATGATCAATCTATGGAAGAACCTGAAATCATAGATGATCAAGTCATGCCATTCGAACGAGAAACAGTAACGGATGAACGGACTGCCTCTGGGCCAGCAGAAACCTTCATGGATCAGACAGAGCAGCAAGAACAAACGCTTGAAGTGAAGCGAGAAGAAACAAAACAGACATCTCCGCAGCCGAAGGGTTCAAACGGTCAAACCTCAACGGTTCCTTTTAACGTCATGATGTTAAAAAGTGACCAGCGCGTGCAAGGACAGAAGAAAACGTCGGATGCACAAGGATATGTTTTTCCGAGCTTAGCCCTTCTAGACGTACCTCCAGCTCAAAAAGAAGAGGACGGGACATGGGTGAAAGAGCGGGCAGAGCTGCTCAATGCAACGCTTAAAAATTTCAATGTAAGAGCAAGTGTGGTCCATGTCACGCAGGGACCTTCTGTCACAAGATTTGAAGTACATCCTGAACCAGGTGTGAAAGTGAACAAAATCACGAACCTGTCAGATGATATTAAACTCAGTTTGTCTGCAAAGGATATTCGAATCGAAGCACCAATCCCAGGAAAGAACACGATCGGAATTGAAGTGCCGAACCTGCACAGTAAAATGGTGTTCTTAAGAGAAATGATCAGAAGCAGTGCATTTAGAGACAATCCATCTCCTTTAACGGCAGCGCTCGGATTAGATATATCAGGTCAGCCCGTCGTGGTTGATCTGCAAAAAATGCCGCACGGCTTAATTGCTGGAGCAACAGGTTCAGGAAAAAGTGTCTGCATTAATACCATTTTAGTAAGCTTGATGTTTAAAGCCTCACCAGATGAAGTGAAAATGCTCCTAATCGACCCTAAAATGGTTGAATTAGCGCCGTATAATCACATTCCACATCTCGTGAGTCCTGTCATTACCGATGCCAAGACAGCGACAGCTGCCCTGAAATGGGTAGTCGATGAAATGGAAAGACGCTATGAACTGTTTGCTCACTCTGGTGTGAGAGAAATTAAACGATTCAATGAGCTTGTGAAAGAAAAGCAAATGGGTGAAAAACTTCCGTATCTCGTCGTTGTCATCGATGAGCTGGCTGATTTAATGATGGTCGCACCAAATGAAGTCGAAGAAAGCATTTGCCGGATTGCACAAAAAGCTAGAGCGTGTGGTATTCACTTACTGATTGCGACTCAAAGACCATCCGTTGATGTCATCACAGGTCTCATTAAAGCCAATATCCCAACAAGAATTGCTTTCTCTGTCTCAAGCCAGGTAGATTCTAGAACCATTATTGACATGGCAGGTGCAGAAAAGCTTCTCGGAAAAGGAGACATGCTCTTTTTAGAAAATGGCTCTGGCAAGCCGACAAGGCTGCAAGGGAACTTTGTATCAGACCGCGAGATCGATCAAGTGGTGGCACATGTGAGGAAACAACGCAAGCCTGTGTTTCTTTTCGAACAGGAGGAATTGATGCTTCAAGGCTCTGCGATTACAGACGAAGACGAATTGTTTATGGATGCCTGCCGATTTGCAATCGAGCAAAATAGTGCAAGTACATCCAGTTTGCAAAGAAGATTTAGAATTGGCTACAATCGTGCAGCCAGATTGATTGACATGATGGAACGTGAAGGCATGATCTCTGGTGCGAAAGGCAGTAAACCAAGAGAAGTCCTCATGACACTCAGTGATCTAGAACAATTGATCTAA